In Cucurbita pepo subsp. pepo cultivar mu-cu-16 chromosome LG04, ASM280686v2, whole genome shotgun sequence, the following are encoded in one genomic region:
- the LOC111794051 gene encoding GATA transcription factor 24-like, with the protein MPDSNFQDVMYGSGVMNNVAQDLDNVQTQVGDEDDNVTGREESIDNPQMRFEDSGEMSGSVSAMNRVQDIVPSAYISSSDYNPLIGNGGADQLTLSFRGEVYAFDSVSPDKVQAVLLLLGGYEVPSGIPAVGSVPVNQQGADGFPVRSAQPQRAASLSRFREKRKERCFGKKIRYNVRKEVALRMQRKKGQFISSKASADEVGSSSVLALTLDSGQDDGLLETSCTHCGVSSKSTPMMRRGPAGPRTLCNACGLKWANKGILRDLSKVSTAGIQEPSVKETEQSDGEANESDAAINVDALASNGGK; encoded by the exons ATGCCGGACTCCAATTTCCAAGACGTGATGTACGGTTCCGGAGTCATGAACAACGTTGCCCAGGATTTGGATAACGTTCAGACTCAAGTTGGCGATGAAGACGACAACGTTACCGGCCGGGAAGAATCCATCGACAACCCGCAGATGCGCTTTGAAGACTCCGGGGAGATGAGCGGCTCGGTCTCAGCGATGAACCGAGTCCAGGATATTGTTCCTTCGGCGTATATTTCCAGCTCTGATTACAACCCTTTGATTGGAAACGGTGGTGCCGATCAGCTCACGCTGTCATTCAGAGGGGAGGTTTACGCTTTTGACTCTGTATCGCCGGACAAG GTGCAAGCCGTACTTTTGCTTTTAGGTGGATATGAAGTTCCTTCTGGTATTCCTGCTGTTGGAAGTGTTCCTGTCAATCAACAG GGTGCTGATGGCTTTCCTGTCAGGTCGGCGCAACCGCAAAGAGCTGCTTCATTGAGTAGGTTTCGagagaagaggaaagaaaggTGTTTCGGGAAGAAAATCCGTTACAATGTGCGAAAAGAAGTTGCACTCAG AATGCAGCGGAAGAAGGGCCAGTTTATATCATCTAAAGCTAGTGCAGATGAAGTGGGCTCATCTTCAGTCTTGGCTCTAACTTTGGATTCTGGTCAAGATGATGGCTTGTTGGAAACTTC ATGCACACATTGTGGAGTGAGTTCAAAATCTACCCCAATGATGCGTCGAGGACCAGCAGGCCCGAGGACTCTGTGCAACGCATGTGGGCTGAAGTGGGCCAATAAG GGAATTTTGAGGGATCTTTCCAAGGTTTCAACCGCTGGCATTCAGGAGCCCTCTGTGAAGGAGACTGAACAG AGCGACGGTGAAGCCAACGAGTCCGATGCTGCTATAAACGTGGATGCCCTCGCTTCTAATGGTGGTAAATAG
- the LOC111793968 gene encoding KH domain-containing protein HEN4-like, whose translation MGSNFPSLPVKRTVAYTAPVTGMGDSYIGLANGSSKSKRFKQPPPLIIPPGHVAFRMLCHASRIGGVIGKSGLVIKQLQQSTGAKIRVEEAPKESPDRIVTVIGPPALTSRVLLDQNPSENGVSVIEVEASKAQDALLKVFERILEVAAESEGVGIGAEVGVVSCRLLAEVAQVGSVIGKGGKVVEKIRKESGCKIRVLTDKLPACAGPSDEMIEIEGDVLAIKKALLAVSRCLQDCPPSEKMRMVASRPAEAVIHETLPDLHLDHILQRNSILPILPSNSSIFASGIHSFSTDSDVLSPVDTEVTQQDVVFKILCANDRIGGVIGKGGTIIRALQNESGATVSVGPSVAGCDERLISITASENIESRYSPAQKAVVLVFSRYVDVAIEKGQDMSSNKGASIVARLVVPSNQVGCVLGKGGVIISEIRKVTGTNIRIISSDHVPKCAAESDEIVQISGEFSNVQDALYNVTGRLRDNLFSNVLSNSGARNGAGSYIYPETSPYGRLRDPAPLARTTPVGASHSSFIQHTTQSTDDLGLSHSLDSSSSPGLWASQSLSGISSRTISDAGRGLPPPSHRGGVHLGSGSKTALVTNTTVELIVPEDVISLVYGENGTNLARLRQISGAMVTVHEPDPLTSNRLIVISGTPDETQAAQSLLHAFILTGSS comes from the exons ATGGGAAGTAATTTTCCCTCTCTTCCAGTGAAGCGAACTGTAGCATACACGGCGCCGGTCACTGGAATGGGCGACTCATACATAGGTTTGGCGAATGGTTCATCTAAGTCCAAGAGGTTCAAGCAACCTCCGCCGCTTATCATTCCTCCGGGTCATGTTGCGTTTCGAATGCTCTGTCACGCTTCGAGAATCGGTGGGGTTATTGGGAAGTCTGGGCTTGTGATAAAGCAACTTCAGCAGTCTACTGGAGCGAAGATTCGCGTTGAGGAAGCTCCGAAAGAATCGCCGGACCGGATTGTTACTGTGATTGGGCCACCAGCGCTTACCTCCAGGGTGTTGCTGGATCAAAACCCTAGCGAGAATGGGGTCAGTGTGATTGAAGTCGAGGCGTCGAAGGCCCAAGACGCGCTTCTGAAGGTGTTCGAGAGGATTTTGGAGGTTGCGGCCGAGAGCGAGGGCGTTGGAATTGGGGCTGAAGTTGGAGTTGTTTCTTGTAGATTGTTGGCGGAGGTGGCTCAGGTTGGGTCAGTTATAGGCAAGGGGGGGAAGGTTGTGGAGAAGATAAGGAAGGAGAGTGGCTGTAAGATTCGGGTCTTGACAGATAAGTTGCCGGCATGTGCAGGACCTTCAGACGAGATGATTGAG ATAGAAGGGGATGTTTTGGCTATCAAGAAAGCACTCCTTGCTGTATCTCGATGTCTTCAAGACTGTCCTCCAAGTGAGAAGATGAGGATGGTTGCAAGCAGACCTGCTGAAGCAGTCATCCACGAGACTTTACCCGATCTACATTTGGATCATATTTTGCAAAGGAATTCAATACTGCCCATCTTGCCAAGCAATTCAAGCATTTTTGCGTCAGGAATCCATTCATTTTCTACAGATTCTGATGTGTTATCTCCAGTAGACACGGAAGTTACACAGCAGGATGTTGTTTTTAAGATTCTTTGTGCTAATGATAGGATTGGGGGTGTCATTGGCAAGGGTGGTACAATTATTAGAGCACTTCAGAATGAATCTGGTGCTACTGTAAGTGTTGGACCATCGGTGGCTGGTTGTGATGAGAGACTGATAAGTATTACTGCATCTGAG AACATTGAATCGCGATACTCGCCGGCACAAAAGgctgttgttcttgttttctcgAGATATGTAGATGTGGCAATTGAGAAGGGACAAGACATGAGCTCAAATAAGGGAGCGTCTATCGTGGCACGGCTTGTTGTTCCATCAAATCAAGTTGGTTGTGTGTTGGGAAAAGGAGGTGTTATAATCTCCGAAATCAGGAAGGTTACAGGTACAAACATAAGAATAATATCGAGTGATCATGTCCCAAAGTGTGCTGCAGAAAGTGATGAAATAGTTCAG ATTTCAGGCGAGTTTTCAAATGTTCAAGACGCCTTGTACAACGTTACAGGTCGACTACGGGATAACCTTTTTTCTAATGTCCTAAGTAATTCTGGAGCAAGGAATGGTGCTggttcatatatatatcctgAGACCAGCCCTTATGGAAGACTAAGGGATCCTGCACCTCTAGCACGAACGACTCCAGTCGGCGCTTCTCATAGTAGTTTTATACAACATACAACTCAAAGTACAGATGACTTGGGTCTTTCTCACAGTTTAGACAGTTCATCATCACCTGGGTTATGGGCATCACAG TCTTTATCTGGGATAAGTTCTAGGACCATATCAGATGCTGGCAGGGGTTTGCCACCACCATCCCATAGGGGCGGAGTACATCTTGGCAG CGGGAGCAAGACTGCTTTAGTTACGAACACTACTGTAGAACTTATAGTTCCCGAAGATGTTATCAGCTTAGTGTACGGAGAGAATGGCACAAATTTGGCTCGTCTAAGACAG ATTTCTGGTGCGATGGTGACGGTGCACGAACCCGATCCCCTAACAAGCAATCGACTTATTGTCATATCTGGGACACCGGACGAAACCCAGGCTGCACAAAGCCTCCTCCACGCCTTCATCCTCACCGGATCCTCATGA
- the LOC111792330 gene encoding nicotinamidase 1-like isoform X2: MNAKLKMFLSDCSLVAVGEEISSITNEIPLEQESVVLAEDTVNGLVLVDIINGFCTVGAGNLAPREPNRQISEMVEESARIARIFCEKKWPVMAFLDSHQPNKPEEPYPPHCIAGSDESNLVPALRWVEKEPNVTIRRKDCFDGYIGSFQPDGSNVFVDWIKHNQIKSACATFDVPLHVATNTKGALPHPQVIHFSFFFSLFLPN; encoded by the exons ATGAATGCAAAATTGAAGATGTTCTTGTCTGATTGTAGCCTCGTCGCTGTCGGTGAAGAAATTTCCTCTATTACG AACGAGATTCCGCTGGAGCAGGAATCTGTGGTTTTGGCTGAAGATACTGTTAATGGCCTTGTTCTTGTTGATATCATCAATGGCTTCTGCACTGTTGGCGCTGGAAATTTG GCACCAAGAGAACCAAACAGGCAGATCTCTGAAATGGTAGAGGAATCAGCAAGGATTGCAAGGATTTTCTGTGAGAAGAAATGGCCTGTAATGGCATTTCTTGATTCTCACCAACCAAACAAGCCTGAGGAACCATATCCTCCTCACTGTATTGCTGGTTCTGATGAATCCAACTTGGTTCCAG CACTGCGATGGGTGGAGAAGGAACCGAACGTGACGATCAGGCGAAAGGACTGCTTCGACGGCTACATTGGCTCCTTCCAGCCTGACGGCTCCAACGTCTTTGTGGATTGGATCAAacacaatcaaatcaaatcg GCCTGTGCTACCTTTGATGTTCCTCTCCATGTTGCTACAAACACCAAAGGAGCTCTTCCTCATCCTCAGGTAATACatttttcgttctttttctctctttttcttcctaattga
- the LOC111792330 gene encoding nicotinamidase 1-like isoform X1 gives MNAKLKMFLSDCSLVAVGEEISSITNEIPLEQESVVLAEDTVNGLVLVDIINGFCTVGAGNLAPREPNRQISEMVEESARIARIFCEKKWPVMAFLDSHQPNKPEEPYPPHCIAGSDESNLVPALRWVEKEPNVTIRRKDCFDGYIGSFQPDGSNVFVDWIKHNQIKSLFVVGICTDICVLDFVCSTMSAKNLGLLSPLNDVVLYSQACATFDVPLHVATNTKGALPHPQVIHFSFFFSLFLPN, from the exons ATGAATGCAAAATTGAAGATGTTCTTGTCTGATTGTAGCCTCGTCGCTGTCGGTGAAGAAATTTCCTCTATTACG AACGAGATTCCGCTGGAGCAGGAATCTGTGGTTTTGGCTGAAGATACTGTTAATGGCCTTGTTCTTGTTGATATCATCAATGGCTTCTGCACTGTTGGCGCTGGAAATTTG GCACCAAGAGAACCAAACAGGCAGATCTCTGAAATGGTAGAGGAATCAGCAAGGATTGCAAGGATTTTCTGTGAGAAGAAATGGCCTGTAATGGCATTTCTTGATTCTCACCAACCAAACAAGCCTGAGGAACCATATCCTCCTCACTGTATTGCTGGTTCTGATGAATCCAACTTGGTTCCAG CACTGCGATGGGTGGAGAAGGAACCGAACGTGACGATCAGGCGAAAGGACTGCTTCGACGGCTACATTGGCTCCTTCCAGCCTGACGGCTCCAACGTCTTTGTGGATTGGATCAAacacaatcaaatcaaatcg CTTTTCGTGGTCGGAATTTGTACGGACATTTGCGTATTGGATTTCGTGTGCTCCACTATGTCCGCGAAGAATCTAGGGCTTCTCAGTCCGttaaacgacgtcgttttgtACTCTCAGGCCTGTGCTACCTTTGATGTTCCTCTCCATGTTGCTACAAACACCAAAGGAGCTCTTCCTCATCCTCAGGTAATACatttttcgttctttttctctctttttcttcctaattga